The following proteins are co-located in the Lagenorhynchus albirostris chromosome 4, mLagAlb1.1, whole genome shotgun sequence genome:
- the FAM200B gene encoding LOW QUALITY PROTEIN: protein FAM200B (The sequence of the model RefSeq protein was modified relative to this genomic sequence to represent the inferred CDS: substituted 1 base at 1 genomic stop codon), with amino-acid sequence MDHFFFKRKRNNEAKYSEACSSSTAGSGSMNSDNIDKTIDSNLQTSTSFEPCFKKKKVTARRYNEDYLKYGFIKCEKPFENDRPXCLICNNILANESLKPAKLKRHLETQHAELIDKPLEYFQRKKIDVKSSTQFLSCSTTVSEKTLLSSYLVAYRVAKEKMAHTAAEKIILPACLDTVRTIFDDKSADKLKTIPSNNTISLQICTIAEHLEAMLITRLQSGMDFAIQLDESTDTGSCTALLVYVRYAWQGDFMEDFLCCLNLTSHLSGLDIFTELEKCIVGQYKLNWKNCKGITSDGTANITGKQSRVIKKLLEVTSGVWNHCFIHHEALASREIPQKLMEVLKKAVKVVNFIKGSSLNSRLLETFCSEIGANYTHLLFHTKVRWLSQGKILSRVYELRNEIHVFLTEKKSHLATIFEDDIWVTKLAYLTDIFGILNELRLKLQGKNSDIFQQAECIQGFQKALLLWQAKLKSNRPSYYMFPRFLQHIEENVINENILEEIKLEILLHLTSLYQTFNYLFPEEQFETLRQNCWVKDPFAFRNPESIIELNLVPEEENELLQLSSSYTSKNDYETLSLSAFWIKIKEDFPLISQKSILLLLPFTATSLCELGFSVLTQLKAKERTGLNGAADMRVALSSCVPDWNELMNGQAHLPR; translated from the coding sequence atggatcatttcttttttaaaagaaagaggaataatgAAGCAAAATATTCAGAAGCATGTTCAAGTTCTACTGCTGGATCTGGAAGTATGAATAGTGACAATATTGATAAAACTATTGACTCTAATCTGCAAACATCAACTTCATTTGAGCcatgtttcaaaaagaaaaaagtaactgcAAGGCGTTATAatgaagattatttaaaatatggttttatCAAATGTGAAAAACCCTTTGAAAATGACAGACCTTAGTGTCTTATTTGTAATAATATTCTTGCAAATGAAAGCTTAAAACCTGCAAAATTAAAAAGGCACTTAGAAACACAGCATGCTGAACTTATTGATAAGCCTcttgaatattttcaaagaaagaaaatagatgtaAAGTCATCAACACAATTTCTTAGCTGCTCTACTACTGTTAGTGAGAAAACCTTATTATCATCATATTTAGTTGCATATCGTGTGGCAAAAGAGAAAATGGCTCACACAGCTGCTGAAAAAATTATTCTTCCAGCATGTTTGGATACGGTGCGTACAATTTTTGATGATAAATCTGCTGATAAATTAAAAACGATTCCTAGTAATAACACAATATCTCTTCAAATTTGTACGATTGCCGAACATTTAGAGGCAATGCTTATTACTCGGTTACAGTCGGGAATGGATTTTGCAATCCAGCTTGATGAAAGCACAGATACTGGAAGCTGCACAGCACTTTTAGTCTATGTAAGATATGCGTGGCAAGGCGATTTTATGGAggattttttgtgttgtttaaacTTAACCTCACACCTAAGTGGATTAgatattttcacagaattagaaaagtgCATTGTTGGTCAGTATAAATTAAACTGGAAAAACTGCAAAGGAATTACAAGTGACGGAACAGCAAACATCACTGGAAAACAGAGCAGAGTAATTAAAAAATTGCTAGAAGTTACTAGTGGTGTGTGGAATCATTGTTTTATACATCATGAAGCATTAGCATCCAGAGAGATTCCACAGAAGCTCATGGAAGTATTGAAAAAGGCAGTGAAAGTTGTTAACTTTATTAAAGGAAGCTCATTAAACAGCCGACTTCTTGAAACGTTTTGTTCGGAGATTGGAGCTAATTATACCCACTTACTGTTTCACACCAAAGTTCGTTGGTTGTCTCAAGGGAAAATACTGAGCAGGGTTTACGAACTCAGGAATGAGATCCACGTTTTTCTTACTGAAAAGAAGTCTCATTTGGCAACTATTTTTGAGGATGATATTTGGGTAACGAAACTGGCatatttaactgatatttttggCATCCTTAATGAACTACGTTTAAAACTACAGGGGAAAAACAGTGACATATTCCAACAGGCCGAATGTATCCAAGGATTCCAGAAGGCGTTACTGTTGTGGCAAGCGAAGCTTAAAAGCAATCGTCCTAGCTACTACATGTTTCCAAGGTTTTTGCAGCACATTGAAGAGAATGTTAtcaatgaaaacattttggaagaaataaaactagagATATTGTTGCACCTCACTTCTCTCTATCAAACCTTTAACTATTTATTCCCAGAAGAGCAATTTGAAACATTAAGACAGAATTGTTGGGTAAAAGATCCGTTTGCTTTTCGAAACCCAGAATCAATAATTGAGTTAAACTTGGTgcctgaagaagaaaatgaattattgCAGCTCAGTTCTTCATATACATCGAAGAATGATTATGAAACACTAAGTTTATCAGCATTTTGGATTAAGATAAAGGAAGACTTTCCTTTGATAAGTCAAAAGAGTATCCTGCTATTATTACCATTCACAGCAACTAGTTTGTGTGAACTAGGATTTTCGGTCTTAACCcagttaaaagcaaaagaaaggacCGGATTAAATGGCGCAGCAGATATGCGAGTAGCATTATCCTCCTGTGTTCCAGACTGGAATGAACTTATGAATGGGCAAGCACACCTACCAcgttaa